DNA sequence from the Salvelinus alpinus chromosome 7, SLU_Salpinus.1, whole genome shotgun sequence genome:
gcctacagcagcacccagATCTTCTGTcggacctgggccctgacagtacatctcagtaagactaaaataatgttgttccaaaaaaggttcagttgccaggaccacaaatacaaattccatctagacaccgttgccctaaagcacacaaacaactataaatacctcgGCCCAAACATCAGcgtcacaggtaacttccacaaagctgtgaacaatctgagacaaggcaagaaaggccttctatgccatcaaaagtacttgaatcagttatagagtCCATTGTCCttacggttgtgaggtctgggggtctgctcaccaaccaagaattcacaaaatggaactacatgcagaattctgcaaaaacacctatgtacaacataaaacaccaaataatgcatgcagagcagaattaggctgatacctgctaattatcaaaatccagaaaagagacaaaTTAAATTCTACATCCACCTAAaaagaagcgattcccaaaccttccataacaaagccatcacctacagagagatgaacctggagaagagtcccctaagcaagctggtcctagggctctgttcacaaacacaattaGATTTAACCTAAATGTgaaaaaacaaaaagataattacttgacacgttggaaagaatttaccaaaaaacAAAGCAAATGGGAATGCTATTTGGTCcttaacagagagtacacagtggcagaaacttaaggaaagctttgactgtacagactcagtgagcatagccttgctgttGAGGTAGGCAGAACTGTCTCTCAAGAGATGCCAGGCTATGTGCacgctgcccacaaaatgaggtggaaactgagctgtactttctaacctgccaaatgtatgaccatattagagacacatatttccctcagattacacagacccacaaagaatttgaaaacaaatccaattttgacaacccccccatatctactgggtgaaataccacagtgtgccatcacaacaGCAAGATTTGTTTTgcaacaagaaaagggcaaccagtgaaaacaccattgtaaatacaaccccatatttgttttgtacataaactatttgcacatcattataacactacatagccataatatgacatttgcaatgtgtctattcctttgaaacttgtCATGTTACGTGTCATGTTAACTGTtcatttttgattgtttatttcactttagttttatctatttcacttgctttgacaatgtaaacatatgttccccatgccaatgaagcccatttgaattgaattgaatataaAGAGGGTTGGGGGGAGGGGGACTGCAGACTTGTTCAACGTTACAGGTAAttatgctagcagatacccactTATTGTGCCAACACTATTTAGCATTTTCTAGAGAAACGAaccaacttccttcatactggacacagagacataaatggTATCCACTATTTCATCAGACTGAGGAAGTAGATGAAGGGCATCATTGCCAACAACCAGAAATATCCCTTTAACAATATACCCTCTCTTTGAAAATGTGTCAGCTTGTAATAAAAGAGCATCACATATTTAAAATATATTGAATATAGTGCCACCCTTCAAATCACCCCTTGCTCTCAGTCTCACCTATGAGGTGTTGCAGCAGTAGGTCTCTGGGGGGTCTGTGGGGGTTATAGAAGAAGCCTTGTTCCCCACAGACCAGGTAGAGGGCATCCACCAGGTGAGAGCCACACAGGTGCTGGGCGCTGGGAGCTGAACAGACCCCCGGGGAAGACAGGACCAGCAGTAACAGAACAGACAGGGCCCATACTACCACAGCCATATAcgttctggagggagagagagaccacagtatCACAGCCATATACgttttggagggagagagagaccatagtATCACAGCCATATAcgttctggagggagagagagaccacagtatCACAGCCATATACgttttggagggagagagagaccatagtTTCACAGCCATATAcgttctggagggagagagagaccacagtatCACAGCCATATAcgttctggagggagagagaccatagTATCACAGCCATATAcgttctggagggagagagaccatagTATCACAGCCATATAcgttctggagggagagagagaccacagtatCACAGCCATATAcgttctggagggagagagagaccacagtatCACAGCCATATAcgttctggagggagagagaccatagTATCACAGCCATATACgttttggagggagagagagaccatagtTTCACAGCCATATAcgttctggagggagagagagaccacagtatCACAGCCATATAcgttctggagggagagagaccatagTATCACAGCCATATAcgttctggagggagagagagaccacagtatCACAGCCATATAcgttctggagggagagagagaccacagtatCACAGCCATATAcgttctggagggagagagaccatagTAT
Encoded proteins:
- the LOC139581635 gene encoding insulin-like produces the protein MAVVVWALSVLLLLVLSSPGVCSAPSAQHLCGSHLVDALYLVCGEQGFFYNPHRPPRDLLLQHLIGFLSKKSRQGWRVKQERPWKDQKVKRGIVEQCCHMPCSFSHLQSYCD